A region of Paenibacillus sp. JNUCC-31 DNA encodes the following proteins:
- a CDS encoding non-ribosomal peptide synthetase module, producing the protein MAQRLATEYVKATFKLSEPQMHQFLHMTEDGRIHHRVKVLENGCQEIVLEDVSGEEVHFPFDRLEGFYICELSCRLVNPHLTNVVRKLFMAFKGDGVVHRIYEEFTMTYVYARGTVRKIVEQTGENVRVIYEYKNTLLELQHLFQARDVEREINRIYAEIDSLLDTRNHASTSEQLHQIDEQIALRRQRMFELEAY; encoded by the coding sequence ATGGCTCAGCGGTTAGCCACAGAGTACGTTAAAGCCACTTTTAAATTGTCAGAACCCCAGATGCATCAGTTTTTGCACATGACAGAAGACGGCCGGATTCATCATCGAGTCAAGGTGCTGGAGAATGGTTGCCAGGAGATCGTGCTAGAGGATGTGAGTGGAGAGGAAGTTCATTTCCCTTTTGACCGCCTTGAAGGGTTTTATATCTGTGAGTTATCTTGCCGCCTGGTAAACCCTCATCTGACCAACGTAGTCCGGAAGCTCTTTATGGCCTTTAAGGGTGACGGCGTTGTTCATCGAATTTACGAAGAGTTCACTATGACGTATGTTTATGCTCGTGGCACTGTCCGTAAAATTGTGGAGCAGACCGGGGAGAATGTCCGTGTCATTTACGAATACAAAAATACGCTGCTTGAATTGCAACATCTGTTCCAGGCTCGGGATGTTGAGCGCGAGATTAATCGGATATACGCCGAGATTGATTCACTCCTAGATACAAGAAATCATGCTTCTACTTCTGAACAACTCCATCAGATTGATGAGCAAATCGCTCTCCGCCGACAACGGATGTTTGAGCTTGAGGCTTATTGA
- the yihA gene encoding ribosome biogenesis GTP-binding protein YihA/YsxC, with product MKVNQSEFIISAVRPEQYPEDGLPEIALAGRSNVGKSSLINRLINRKNLARTSSTPGKTQQLNYYKINQDLYFVDFPGYGYAKVSKQQRFAWGKMMEKYLLERKELKLVMQMVDMRHEPSKDDMMMNDWLRHHGLPLVVVATKMDKIPKTRRAKHIKVIKEALDLRPGDLFVPFSSEEGLGKEELWEIITRHAGIGEASVEEEAQADESHEING from the coding sequence ATGAAAGTAAATCAATCCGAATTTATTATCAGCGCCGTTCGGCCTGAACAATACCCCGAGGACGGCCTGCCCGAGATTGCCTTGGCAGGAAGATCAAATGTGGGGAAATCATCTTTGATTAACCGTTTGATTAATCGCAAAAATCTGGCACGGACGAGCTCTACCCCTGGTAAGACACAGCAATTGAACTATTACAAGATCAATCAGGATCTCTATTTTGTGGATTTCCCTGGATATGGTTATGCCAAAGTGTCGAAGCAGCAGCGTTTTGCCTGGGGCAAAATGATGGAGAAATATTTGCTGGAACGGAAAGAATTGAAGTTGGTCATGCAAATGGTGGATATGAGACATGAACCATCCAAGGATGACATGATGATGAACGACTGGCTCCGCCATCACGGTCTGCCTCTCGTTGTGGTAGCGACAAAGATGGACAAGATTCCAAAAACGCGCAGAGCCAAACATATCAAAGTGATCAAGGAAGCTTTGGATCTTCGTCCTGGCGATCTGTTTGTGCCCTTTTCATCCGAAGAGGGGTTGGGTAAAGAAGAATTATGGGAGATCATTACTCGCCATGCCGGGATCGGTGAAGCTTCGGTGGAAGAAGAAGCACAGGCTGACGAAAGCCACGAAATTAACGGATAA
- the lon gene encoding endopeptidase La: MGPSKAKGRRFPLLPLRGLLVYPSMVLHLDVGREKSVKALEKAMVEEHLILLCSQAEVNIEEPTQEDIFRIGTVAKVRQMLKLPNGTIRVLVEGLERAEIIEYTDNEEYYEVLAQELPEEENSRPETDALMRTVLNQFENYINLSKKVTPETLAAVSDIEEPGRLADVITSHLSLKIKDKQEILETIDVRERLEKLLDILNNEREVLELERKISQRVKKQMEKTQKEYYLREQMKAIQKELGEKEGRAGEVEELRNQMEALGLPDKVKEKVEKEIDRLEKMPSSSAEGGVIRNYVDWLLGLPWTQMTADDLDIQKAEDVLNADHYGLEKPKERVLEYLAVQKLVKKLKGPILCLVGPPGVGKTSLARSIARSLGREFVRISLGGVRDEAEIRGHRRTYVGAMPGRIIQGMKTAGSLNPVFLLDEIDKMASDFRGDPSAALLEVLDPEQNNTFSDHFVELPFDLSNVMFVTTANTVHNIPRPLLDRMEMLNIPGYTELEKLQIAKNYLLPKQKQDHGLKEDQLHIGDDSLLRVIREYTRESGVRNLEQQMASLCRKAAKNIVSGVEGQINITSDEVKDYLGPGKFRYGMAELEDQIGTVTGLAWTEVGGDTLVIEVTVVPGTGKLTLTGKLGDVMKESAQAAFSYTRSKAEQLGIPSDFHEKNDIHIHVPEGAIPKDGPSAGITMATALISALTNKHVSKDIAMTGEITLRGRVLPIGGLKEKSLAAHRAGYKKILLPKDNERDLRDIPDSIKEDVEFVPVAHMDQVLQHALVEQAGLHL; encoded by the coding sequence ATGGGACCGAGCAAAGCGAAAGGTCGTCGTTTTCCTTTACTGCCTTTAAGAGGACTTCTCGTCTACCCGAGTATGGTACTGCATCTCGATGTGGGCCGGGAGAAATCGGTCAAGGCTTTAGAAAAAGCGATGGTAGAAGAACATTTGATTCTCCTATGTTCCCAAGCCGAGGTAAATATTGAAGAACCAACACAAGAGGACATTTTCAGAATCGGAACCGTAGCCAAGGTCAGACAGATGCTGAAGCTTCCAAACGGAACGATTCGTGTACTTGTGGAAGGCTTGGAACGGGCTGAAATTATTGAATATACGGACAACGAAGAGTATTACGAAGTGCTGGCACAGGAGCTTCCTGAAGAGGAGAACAGCCGTCCCGAAACGGATGCGCTAATGCGTACCGTTTTGAATCAGTTCGAAAATTATATTAATTTGTCCAAAAAGGTTACACCTGAGACACTTGCGGCCGTGTCTGATATTGAAGAACCAGGTCGATTGGCCGATGTTATCACAAGTCACCTGTCTCTGAAGATCAAGGACAAACAGGAGATTTTGGAGACGATCGATGTGCGGGAACGGCTGGAGAAGCTGCTGGACATCCTGAACAATGAGAGGGAAGTACTGGAGCTTGAACGCAAAATCAGCCAGCGAGTGAAGAAACAAATGGAGAAAACCCAGAAGGAATATTATTTGCGCGAGCAGATGAAGGCGATTCAAAAAGAACTGGGCGAGAAAGAGGGCCGTGCAGGCGAGGTTGAGGAACTCCGTAATCAGATGGAGGCTCTTGGCCTGCCGGACAAGGTAAAGGAAAAGGTTGAAAAGGAAATTGATCGTCTGGAGAAAATGCCATCGAGTTCTGCTGAAGGCGGGGTAATCCGCAACTATGTGGATTGGCTGCTGGGACTGCCTTGGACGCAGATGACAGCCGACGACCTGGATATTCAGAAGGCAGAAGATGTGCTCAACGCAGATCATTACGGTTTGGAAAAACCGAAAGAGCGTGTGCTTGAATATCTGGCTGTTCAAAAGCTGGTGAAAAAGCTTAAAGGGCCGATTCTCTGTCTTGTTGGACCTCCAGGGGTCGGCAAAACGTCACTGGCGCGCTCCATTGCCAGATCGCTTGGCCGCGAGTTTGTCAGAATATCGCTTGGCGGCGTAAGGGATGAAGCGGAAATTCGTGGACATCGTCGTACCTATGTGGGCGCAATGCCAGGCCGTATCATTCAGGGCATGAAGACGGCGGGTTCACTCAATCCGGTTTTCCTGCTGGACGAGATCGACAAAATGGCCTCAGACTTTCGTGGGGATCCTTCCGCAGCGCTGCTTGAGGTACTTGATCCCGAGCAAAACAACACATTCAGTGACCACTTTGTGGAGTTACCGTTTGACTTATCCAACGTTATGTTTGTAACAACCGCCAACACGGTGCATAACATTCCGCGTCCGCTTCTGGACCGGATGGAGATGCTCAACATTCCGGGATATACCGAACTGGAGAAGCTGCAAATCGCCAAGAATTATTTGCTGCCGAAGCAGAAACAGGACCATGGTCTGAAAGAAGATCAGCTGCATATCGGGGATGACAGCTTGTTGCGTGTCATTCGTGAATATACACGGGAGTCCGGGGTGCGGAATCTGGAACAGCAGATGGCTTCATTATGCCGAAAAGCGGCCAAAAACATCGTATCTGGTGTAGAAGGTCAAATTAATATCACATCGGATGAAGTGAAAGACTACCTTGGCCCTGGCAAATTCCGATACGGCATGGCCGAACTGGAAGATCAGATCGGTACGGTTACAGGTCTTGCATGGACTGAGGTGGGTGGAGATACCCTTGTGATTGAAGTTACGGTGGTACCTGGAACGGGCAAGCTGACTTTGACAGGTAAACTGGGCGATGTCATGAAGGAATCGGCTCAAGCAGCATTCAGCTACACCCGATCCAAAGCTGAACAATTGGGAATTCCGTCTGACTTCCATGAAAAGAACGATATCCATATTCACGTTCCGGAAGGGGCTATTCCCAAGGATGGACCATCTGCCGGGATTACAATGGCGACAGCGTTGATCTCTGCTCTGACGAACAAACATGTATCCAAAGATATTGCCATGACAGGCGAAATAACGCTACGTGGCCGTGTGTTACCAATCGGCGGACTGAAGGAAAAATCACTGGCAGCTCACCGGGCCGGTTACAAAAAAATATTATTGCCCAAGGATAACGAGCGGGACCTGCGGGATATTCCGGACAGCATCAAGGAAGATGTGGAATTTGTCCCCGTGGCCCATATGGATCAGGTGCTGCAACATGCACTTGTGGAACAGGCAGGATTACATCTGTAG
- the lonB gene encoding ATP-dependent protease LonB: protein MEFGMVIMMIQLFFGVVIGLYFWNLLRGQKTNRSAVERESRKELEKLRKLRSISLTKPLAEKTRPATINDIVGQKDGLRALKAALCSANPQHVIIYGPPGVGKTAAARVVLEEAKKNPSSPFKPDAKFTELDATTARFDERGIADPLIGSVHDPIYQGAGAMGVAGIPQPKPGAVTKAHGGMLFIDEIGELHSIQMNKLLKVLEDRKVFLESAYYNSEDTHTPAYIHDIFQNGLPADFRLVGATTRSPHELPPALRSRCMEVYFRPLLPEEIGRIAEDAVQKIGFSPCPEAVDVVKRYATNGREAVNIIQLAAGLALTEKRETLQASDVEWVAGSSQIQPRPDRKVPQRPQIGFVNGLAVYGPNMGTILEIEVSAVPALRDQGRINITGVVDEEEIGGGSRTLRRKSMAKGSVENVLTVLKAMGIRPNDYDLHVNFPGGTPIDGPSAGIAMATAITSAIQGRLIDHETAMTGEISIHGRVKPIGGVLAKVEAAFQAGAKTVIIPAENWQSIFDNLDGLRVIPVDTVEDVFREVFDWVPDQEQAKQMDLAEEAAPPSPEIFPPASASYLRADLPRPGQVTDSGSC, encoded by the coding sequence ATGGAATTTGGTATGGTCATAATGATGATTCAGTTATTTTTTGGTGTGGTGATTGGTTTGTATTTCTGGAATTTGCTTCGTGGCCAGAAAACAAACCGCAGTGCCGTTGAGCGGGAATCCCGCAAGGAGCTGGAGAAACTGCGGAAGTTGCGCTCCATATCACTCACCAAACCCTTGGCCGAGAAGACACGTCCAGCAACGATTAATGACATTGTGGGGCAAAAGGACGGACTCCGGGCCCTTAAAGCTGCGCTATGCAGTGCTAATCCACAGCATGTCATTATATATGGCCCCCCAGGAGTGGGGAAAACAGCTGCTGCAAGGGTAGTTTTGGAAGAAGCTAAAAAGAATCCATCCTCTCCCTTCAAGCCCGATGCCAAATTCACGGAACTCGACGCCACAACGGCCCGTTTTGATGAACGGGGGATTGCTGACCCTTTGATTGGTTCAGTTCATGATCCAATCTATCAGGGAGCAGGAGCGATGGGGGTAGCAGGCATTCCTCAACCGAAACCTGGTGCTGTTACGAAGGCACACGGAGGTATGCTTTTTATTGATGAGATTGGTGAATTGCATTCCATCCAGATGAATAAGCTGCTTAAAGTGTTGGAGGATCGCAAGGTGTTTTTGGAGAGTGCGTACTATAACTCGGAAGACACGCATACTCCTGCTTATATCCACGATATTTTTCAAAATGGTCTGCCAGCCGATTTTCGCCTTGTCGGAGCGACGACACGTTCGCCCCATGAACTGCCTCCAGCTTTGCGGTCGCGGTGCATGGAGGTCTATTTCCGTCCATTGTTGCCCGAAGAGATCGGGCGAATAGCGGAAGATGCCGTGCAGAAAATCGGATTCAGTCCATGCCCGGAGGCTGTCGATGTGGTCAAGCGATATGCAACCAATGGGCGTGAAGCGGTGAACATTATTCAGCTCGCTGCAGGGCTGGCCTTGACCGAAAAAAGGGAAACACTGCAGGCGTCCGATGTGGAGTGGGTGGCTGGCAGCAGCCAGATTCAGCCCCGGCCAGATCGCAAGGTGCCTCAGCGGCCACAAATTGGTTTTGTCAATGGCTTGGCTGTATATGGACCGAATATGGGTACCATTTTGGAGATTGAAGTATCTGCTGTTCCGGCTCTTCGGGATCAGGGCCGAATCAACATTACGGGCGTTGTGGATGAAGAAGAGATTGGAGGCGGTTCGCGCACACTCCGGCGAAAAAGCATGGCTAAAGGCTCGGTTGAAAATGTGTTAACCGTATTAAAAGCCATGGGTATTCGTCCTAACGACTACGATTTACACGTTAATTTCCCGGGTGGAACGCCAATTGATGGTCCGTCTGCCGGGATTGCCATGGCCACTGCCATTACATCAGCCATCCAGGGGCGTCTTATTGATCATGAGACAGCGATGACGGGTGAGATTAGTATTCATGGCCGGGTGAAGCCGATCGGCGGTGTACTGGCCAAAGTAGAGGCTGCATTCCAGGCAGGGGCAAAGACGGTCATTATTCCGGCAGAGAATTGGCAGTCCATCTTTGATAATCTGGATGGCTTACGAGTTATCCCGGTGGATACGGTTGAGGACGTGTTCCGAGAAGTATTTGACTGGGTACCTGATCAGGAGCAAGCGAAACAAATGGACCTTGCCGAAGAGGCAGCGCCACCTTCACCGGAAATTTTTCCACCTGCATCCGCTTCTTATTTGCGTGCTGACTTGCCGCGTCCAGGACAGGTAACAGATTCGGGAAGCTGCTAA